The nucleotide sequence GCTCTTTGTGAATAAGCTTGTTATAAAAGCCTCCGCAGTCCGCTCTTAACATGGATTTGGATGCGGAGCGAAAAATTACATTCAAGGGGATGACATGAACAAATCTGAACTGATCGAGAAAATTGCTACTGGTGCTGATATTTCTAAGGCGGCTGCTGGCCGTGCACTGGATTCTTTCATTGAAGCAGTTTCTGAAGGTCTGAAAGAAGGCGATAAAATTTCTCTAGTTGGTTTTGGTACTTTTGAAGTACGTCAGCGCGCTGAGCGTACTGGCCGTAATCCACAAACTGGTCAAGAAATTAAGATTGCAGCAGCTAACATTCCAGCTTTCAAAGCCGGTAAAGCGCTGAAAGACGCAGTTAACTAAGATTGCGCACGGCCTTTAAGGGCTCGTAAAATGAAGCACTGCCTAGCAGTGCTTTTTACGAATTAAAAGGTGGTGATTCAATTGAGTCGGCGCCGGCAATATGACAACAGTTATAGTTGCAAAGACATTAAAGGCGCACCAGCAATGGCTGCGCTTTTTTATTTTTTTTTCGCCAATAAGCGAGTTCAACAATGTTAGAAAAAATTCGCGAAGGTTCACAAGGGGTCATTGCCAAGAGTATTTTGGTACTTGTGATACTGTCTTTCGCATTTGCAGGAGTCAGCAGCTATTTAGGCACTTCGACTGAAGTACCCGCTGCGACAGTGAATGGCCAAGAAATTACCCAAGCACAATTAGAACAAGCGTTCCAAGGTGAGAAGTCACGTATGGAACAACAGTTGGGTGACATGTTCGCGGCCTTATCTGCCGATGATAACTACATGAACCGTTTAAAGCAGTCAGTATTAGATCGCTTAATTGGCGATATCTTACTGGATCAAGCGGCCGATAAAATCGGTTTACGAGTTTCTGACGAGCAGATTAAGCAAGCCATTTTCACTGAAACTGCGTTCCAAACCAATGGTCAGTTTGATAACGAACGTTATCAAGCGGTATTGCGTCAGTTAGGCTATCAGCCAATTCAATTCAGCGACATGATGCGCCAAGACATGACTCGCCGTCAGTTGGTGAGCTCAGTGGTTGGCAGTGAGTTCGTGTTAGCGGGTGAAGCTGAGCAATTAGCTAAACTTCAAGGCCAGACGCGTAATATTCGCTACCAAATTATCGATGCGGCGCCTTTAGCGGCCAATGTGGTGATTAGCGATGAGCAAGCAAAAAGTTTTTATGATGCTAATCAAGCGCAATTTACTAGCCCAGAGCTTGTGAGCTTAGATTATGTTGACTTAGATTTGTCGCAAATGGCGAAGACGGTTGCTGTGACTGATGAGCAAGCGCAAGCCTATTATGATGAGCACAAGACGGATTATCAGACTGCTGAAAAGCGTCTGGCTGCACATATCCTGATTGATGCCGGTCAAGAAGGCGCTGAGCAGAAAGCCAATGACATTCATCAGCAGTTGTTAGCAGGCGCTGATTTTGCGCAGTTAGCCAAGCAAGAGTCTAGTGACAAGTTCACGGCGGTTAATGGCGGTGAACTGGATTGGTTTGAACAAGGCGTTATGTCGCCTGAGTTCGATGAAGCCCTGTTTGCTATTACTGCCAAGGGCGGTGTATCTGCGGTGGTTAAATCTGACTATGGTTATCAAATCATTAAGTTAGTGGACGTACAACCTGGTCAAGCCGAAGCCTTTGATACAGTGAAAGCTGAAATCATAGCTAAGTTGCAGCAAGATAAAGCCACTAACGAGTTTTACCAGTTGCAACAAAAGCTGGCTGACGTGTCTTATGAAGTGCCAGATAGCTTGATTGATGCGGCGCAAGCCATCAATGGTAAAGTGCAAACCACTGACTTATTTAGCCGTCAAAATGCTCCAGCAGGCTTTAATACTCCTGAGATAGTGAAAGCTGCCTTCTCTGAGCAAGTATTATTATCAGGCTTGAACTCAGATGTGTTGCAGATTGCCCCTAATCATGTGATGGTACTGCGTTTGAACAAGCACCAACGTGCAGGTTCGGTTCCGTTTGCTGATGTAAAAGCCGATATCGTGGCGCGTTTACAACAAGAGCAAGCGTTAGAGCAAGCTAAAGTCGCGGCGCAAAACGTAATGGCTAGCATCAAGGCGGATAAACCAGATGCTAACTTAGTGGCTCAGGATAAGATTGGGCGTTATACCCAAGATATTAATCCTGCCATAGTGACTAAGGCTTTCCAAATGCCAAGCCCACAAGGCGCGCCAGTAGTTGATACTGTGGCTTTAGGTCAAGGGTATGGCGTAGTCGTGTTAGACGGCGTTAATGCCGCTGAAGGCATTACGGCTGAAGTATTAGCGACTTTAAGCCAAGGCTTAAGTACGTCACTGAGTCAAACTGACTATATGGCTATGATTGATAGCTTAAAGAAGACAGCTGAAATTACTTTCCCTACGGAATAGTGTTTTAAATCGTCATTCTTAAAATGAGATAACAAAAAGGTCAGCAGCTGCTGACCTTTTTTATTAGCAATTAATCCACAGATTAATCAACAGCAACCATTACGCTGCTTGCTTTAACGATAGCGTAAGCTTCGCCACCGACTTTTAAGCTTAAAGCTTCGCAAGCGTTCTTCGTCACGATAGAAGTGATAACCACGTTTGGTGCTACTTCGATGGCTACTTCATTGTTTACTGAACCTTCAGCGATAGAAACTACAGTGCCTTTCAGGTTGTTGCGTGCGCTAATTTTCATAATATATTCCTAAATATTTCAATTGGTTGGAGCTCTCTGGATAATAATAAAAAAGGCTATCATTAAGATAGCCCTTTTACTTAAGAATGTGATCTATTAGAGATTGATGACATCAAACTCAACCGCAGTACTCACATCAGCCTCATAATCTATGCTGTCGATACCAAAACCGAACAACTTAATAAATTCAGCTTTATATTCAAGGTAGTCAGTTAATTGCGCTAAATTCTCTGTGGTCACTTGTGGCCACAATTGCTGGCAATGCTGCTGAATATCTTCTCTTAATTCCCAATCATCTAAACGCAGGCGGTTGTCTGCATCAGTTTGTGGTTGTGCACCATCGTCTTGATATAAGCGCTCGCGGAACAAACGCAAAATCTGCTCCATGCAACCTTCATGCAGGCCTTGCTCACGCATCTTTTTAAAGACCATAGCAATGTAAAGTGGCATGACAGGAATGGCTGAGCTTGCTTGAGTCACGACGCTTTTTAATACTGCCACATTAGCGCTACCGCCAGTTGGAGCTAATAAGCTGTTTAACTCATGAGCGGCGCGATCTAAATCCATTTTGGCTTTGCCAAGGGCGCCATGCCAGTAAATAGGCCAAGTGATTTCAGTGCCTATGTAAGAATAAGCCACTGTTTTGCAGCCTGGGGCTAATACGCCGGCATCATTTAGGGCATCAATCCACAATTCCCAGTCTTGGCCGCCCATCACAGTGACAGTATCAGCAATCTCTTGCTCGGTAGCAGGTTCAACTGACGCTTCAATGATGCAGTCTTTATTCGTATCAACCGCAGTGGCAGTATAAATATCACCAATAGGCTTTAATGATGAGCGAATAAGCTCGCCGCTGTCTGGCATTTTACGAACTGGCGATGCCAGTGAGTACACCACCATATCAATTTGGCCAAGATCAGCTTTGATAAGTTCGATAACTTTGGCTTTAGCTTCATGGCTGAAGGCATCGCCATTGATAGATTTAGCATAAAGGCCCGCTTCTTTGGCAAACTTGTCATAGGCGGCAGAATTATACCAACCGGCAGTACCAGGCTTGGCTTCTGTCGATGGCTTCTCAAAGAATACGCCTATGGTTGCAGCGCCGCAGCCAAAGCCCGCGGCAATACGAGATGACATGCCATAACCACTGGAGGCTCCCACGACTAATACGCGCTTAGGACCGTGCTTAATTGGGCCTTGGGCTTTAGTCAGGTTGATTTGCTCTAACACATTGGCTTCACAGCCTAATGGATGAGTGGTAGTACAGATAAATCCACGAATTTTCGGTTTAATAATCATGAGATCGCTTCTAGAGTCAACTTTGCACAATAGGATAATGATTTCAGTGAATAAATGGCACTGCTATTTTGCCATCATCCCTAAAATTCACAGTGGTTGGAGCAGTATAGTGTCAGTAATAGCCATGGTTTTTAGCCATGAGCCATTGCGACCATACTCACTCGCCTTACCGCACTAACAACTATTTACGGCTTAAACTATTTACGGCTTAAACTATTTACGGCTTAAACTATTTACGATTGAACAATAAGTCCTGCTCGGCAATAAGCCTTTGGGTATATTCATGCTGAGGATGGTTAAATAATTCTTCAGTACGGGCTTTTTCAACCACTACACCTTTTTGCATCACCATGATTTTGTCACTAAATTGACGAATGATGCCAAGATGATGCGACACAAAAATGTACGACAATCCCAGCTCTTGCTGCAGTTTTAGCAATAAATTCAGAATTTGCGAGCGGACGCTAAAGTCGAGTGCGGTTAAGGCTTCATCGGCAATAATGATTTTAGGATCGAGCATTAATGCTCGTGCCACCGCGACGCGCTGTTTTTGACCTTCAGAAATCATGTGCGGGTAAAATTCAGCATGTTCAGGTAGTAGGCCAACTTTGCGTAAAGTATCAAATACTTGCTTGTTAATAGTGGCTTTATCTAACTGAGTATTAAAGCGTAACGGTTCAGCCAAGAGTTCACCAATGGTGAGCCTTGGGTTAAGCGAAGTGTTAGGATCTTGAAATATCATGCGAATGAGGCGGCAGCGTTTAGAGTTATCATGGCTATCTAATGACACGCCTTCAAACAAGATTTCCCCATTAGTGCGCGGCTCAGCGCCCACTAAGATACGGGCCAAGGTACTTTTACCTGACCCAGCTTCACCTACTATCGCTAAAGTTTCGCCGGCATTAAGCTCAAAACTCACGTCGGATAATGCTTGTGAGTATTGCTTGCGCAGGCGTCGATAACCGCTGAAATAGCGTTTATTGAGATGGTTTACTTTAAGCAGCGCTGTCGTCATTGTCTGACTCGGTTTGGTATGGGAAATGACAGGCATAATACCTATCGCGAATATGGCGTAGATTCGGTTGATTCACGCATTGTCTTTGCGCTTGTGGGCAACGCGGCCCTAAACGACAGCCAATGGGTAAATGCTGCAGCGGCGGCGCCGAGCCTGCAAGTGTTGGCATGATCATCTTATGGCGCATGGGATTACCATAATCCGGTAAACATTCGAGCATAGCTTTGGTGTAAGGATGAAACGGACTGGCGAGCAGCTCTTCGGTTGGACCAGATTCCATCACTTGCCCAGAGTAAAATACGGTTACGCGCCCGCACCATTGCGCTAACGTTTCAATTTCATGGCTAATCAATAAGATGGAAACATCTTGCAGTTGATTGAGCTTAGATAGCAATCTAAAGATTTGTGCCTGAGTACTGACTTCCATTAGGTTAGTGGGTTCATCGGCAATCAGCAATTTGGGCTGCTTTGCTAGTGCCATAGCAATCATTACTTTTTGGCATTCGCCTTCTGATAACTCCCACGCATAACGGCGAATGATGCGATCGGGATCTTTAACGCCGACTTTATGTAACCACTTTTGCATATTAAGCTTGCGGGCTTTACCCCGTTGCCAAAAAGGTAATTGCGGGTTGCTCGGCATAGCTTCAAGTAATTGTGCGCCTATGGTGATGGAGGGATCTAAGCTCGCTGATGGATCTTGAAATATCATGGAAATTTCTGATCCCATGATTTGCCGTCTTTGCTGTTGCGGCATTTCCAGTAGATTCATGCCATCCCACATCATGCGATCGACGGTGACCGTCCAATTGGCCTCTGGAATGCCCATAATGGCGCGCGCCAGTAGGGTACGACCAGAGCCCGATTCCCCAAGTAAGCCATGCACTTCACCGGCATTTAAGGTTAAGCTGACTTTTTCTAGGGCTTTAACTCGGCCATAGGGCGTATCTAACTCAATGGTTAAGTTTCTAATATCAAGTAGTGGCATATTATTGATTCCCTCGTGACATGGCGGTACGTAACCCATCGCCAACTAGGTTTATCGATAACACAGTAAAAAGCAGCGCAAGTCCAGGAATGGTGACATTCCAAGGTGCGACTAATAAAGAGTCAATTCCTTGCGCCACCATAGCGCCCCATTCTGGGCTTGGTGATTGCGCGCCAAGACCTAAAAAACCTAAGGCGGCTATATCTAAAATCGCGGCAGAAATGGCTAAGGTGGTCTGCACTATTAGGGCGTCCCATATATTAGGTAAAATCACATACCAGTAAACTTGCAAGGTATTGGCGCCATCAAGCCTTGCGGCGGTCACATACTCTTTTTGCGACTCTTCGTGCACGGCTTGATGAATAGCGCGCACAAATTGCGGCGTTAACGATAAACCCACAGCCCAAAACACATTTTGAATGCCAGGGCCAGCGACTGCGACCAACAATATCGCCATTAACAGTGACGGAATGGATAAGAGGGCGTCCAATAAGTGCGACAGAATGGAAGATTTAAGCCCGCTCATCATACCTGACAATGAGCCTATGATAAAACCCACCACTAAGGCGGTGAATACGACCAGTAAAGATAAGCCTAAGGTGAGCTGCGCGCCATAAAGGATACGGCTGAAAATATCGCGCCCCAGAGCATCTGTCCCTAAAAAGTGCTCAACCGTACCGGCCGGATCCCATGAAGGCGGCAGTAAAATTGACTGAGTATTTTGAAGTTGCGGCGCATAAGGCGCCATTAATGGGCCAAAGATTGCAATGACTAACAATAAGCCCACGGCCCATAAACCCACCACAGAAAAGGGGTTAGAGCAAAACGACCGCCACACCCGTTTACGAGGGGAGGGAATGCGCTCTTCTTGATAAATACTAATGGGAGGCATAAATCTCTTTCCTACTTTTTGGGTTCGCTGCGGTATGAATAATATCGATAAAAATACTAAAGAAGATGATCAATAAGGCGACCGCCATAATACCGCCTTGAATGACAGTGTAATCGCGCTGATAAATGCCTTGCACTAACCAAGCGCCAACGCCAGGCCAAGCAAAGATCACTTCCACCACTATGGCATAACTGGCAAAGGGACCCAGCATAATGCCTAGGTTTTTGAGCACAGGGATTAAGGCGTTAGGTAGCGCATGTTTCATCACTATTTGGCGAGTATGCAGGCCGCGCGCTTCTGCGGCGCGAATATAGGTTTGCTGCATCACATTCATCATGGCGCTGCGGGTTAAGCGCACAACCACAGTGAATGGAAATACCGCTAAGGTGAAGGCCGGTAAAATCATGTGCTGCAAGGCATCAATAAAGGCGCTGTAGCTATATTCATTATCCGATAACAGGCAATCAATCAGTAAAAAACCAGTCACTGGCTGGATGTCATAAAGAAGGTTAATTTGCCCTGAAATCGGCAGCCAGCCTAATTTAACCCCAAACCACAGTGATAAAGACAAACCTAACCAAAATACCGGAATGGAATAGCCTGTGAGCGTAATGGCAATAATACTGTTCTGAGTGAGCTTATCTTTACTTAAGGACGCAACCACGCCAATGGGAATACCAAAACCTAAGGCGAGCATGGCGGTGACTATGATGAGTTCAAACGAGGCGGGCAGTACATCGGCAAGTTCACTGGCAACACTTTGCTGGGAGGTGACTGAGATGCCAAGATTGCCACTTAACCTCTGCTGCAAATAGGCAATAAACTGGCTGAACTGACCATCGTCTAAATGATAATCGCGATTAATTTGCTCGGCTTGTAATTCAGTTGGTTGCTCTATTCCGCTAAGAGCATAACTGCTACTGACAGGGAATAAGTGAGTGGCCACAAACAGCACTAATAACAACACTATACTAGTGGCTAGAAATAAATTAAGGCGTCTTAGTAAGTAATAACTCATGGTTGCAGCTCCTGCACTTGTTTCACCTTATCAAAGGCAATGCCGCCAAAAGCGGGCAAGGGCATATGGCTCACAGTATCATTGACTAAAACCATGCGCTGCGCGTGCGCTAGGCTCACTAAGGGGACCTGTTGACGCACTATTTTTTCGGCATCAGCATACAAAGCCTTACGGGCTAACTGCGATGGCGTGGCGCGCGCTTGATTTAGCAAAGATTCTAACGGGACATGACAAAAACGTGAGCGATTAGTGCTACTCATAATGGCGTTACAACTTAGAAGCGGCGTAAAGAAGTTATCGGGGTCGCTATTATCTGCGTTCCAGCCAATTAATACCGTATCGTAATCGGCTTGATTGAGCTTATTGATAAACACACTCCAGCCATAACTTACGATTTTGGCTTTAACGCCTATGTTGGCTAAGTCGGCTTGAATGAGTTCTGCGGTTTTGTTGGGGTTAGGGTTGTAGCTGCGCCCGACAGGAGCCGACCAAATATCTAAGCTTAAATCGCTAATGCCAGCTTGCTTAAGTAAGGCAATGGCGCGCTCAGGGTCATACACTGAATCGACGTGAATATCATCAAACGCCCAAGATGCTGGCGGTAGTAATCCATGGGCAATGACGCCTTTATCGCGGTAAACCGCATCGAGTATGTTTTGTTTATTGACCGCCATTTCTAAGGCTTGGCGCACTTCTAAGCGATCAAACGGACTCTTTTGGGTGTTAAAGGCCCAAAATGAAACATTTAAACCCGGGTGGCTCTCAAGTCTAAGCTTTGGATGGAGCTCAACTACGTCAAGCTCTACAGGCTTAGGTAAGGCCGAAACACTGCAATCGCCTGTGATTAATTTTACCAAGCGAGTCGCGCTCATGGGGGTGATATCAAACACTAACATAGGCAATTGCCCAGCCTCACCCCAATAATTTGGATGGCGACGATAACGGATCATTTCATTTTTGACATATTGCTGAAATTGATACGGGCCTGTACCTATGACTTCAGTATCCAAACGCTCTGGCATGTTAGTAAACAATAACTGCTGCGCATATTCACTGGAATGTATGACGGCAAAATCTGTGGCCAGATTCGATAAAAATGTGCCATTAGGCTCAGTTAAGTGAAACACCAGTTCTAAGTCGTTGATTTTTTCTATGCTTTTTATTTGCTTAGCAAAACTGATGCTTTCAAAAAATGGATAGCCAGTTTTTGAAACAAAGTGATAAGGATGGTTTGGGTTGATAATGCGCTCAAATGAAAAGAGAACATCATCAGCCGTTAAGGTGCGACTTGGGGTAAAGATGTCACTTTGATGAAAATGCACATCATCGCGTAAGGTAAAGTGATAACGCAGGCCGTCTTGACTGACATGCCATCGTTTGGCGATGGAAGGCACTATGGTCTCTTGTTGATGGTTATATTCCACCAAACGATTAAAAAGCTGCTGAGAGGTGGCATCGATAGTGGTGCCTGATGTCACTAATTGCGGATTAAAGGTCTCTGGATTGCCCTCAGAGCAATAGACTAATCCCGCCGGTAGTGTTTGAGGACTACAGCCACCCAGCATTACCGCCGCGACTAAGGTCAACCCAAGGTAGATAGTGCCACTTAAGGACAGCTTCATATCAAGATCGATTATTATAGATAACAAGAATCGTATTTTAACAGTGCCTTTGAGTTTGGAGCAAACCCAGCTCAATCTTTATCCAATAAATTGTATTTTTTGAGAATTCCGCGCAACTGATGATAGCTTAATGACAATAATTCTGCGGTTTTCTTCTGATTAAACTGCCCTAGGGTTAATGCTTGCTCTAACAAAGCTTTTTCTTGTTGTTCACAATGAGTTTTAAAATCCAGTGGAAAGCTTAGCTGAGCGGCATTTGTTGTGGCAGCGTTAGCACCATTAGCTGCTGATATTGAGCTAGTGTCGTTTGTGACTGCAGCCTTACTTGGTCTTCTATCTTGAGTGCGTATGCTTTGCTTAGGCCGAAAAGGAGAGTCAAAGGGGTCAAGGGTAATGTCTTGAATAGGTTTATCGCGCTGTTGATTACGATACACGGCGCGCTCCACCACGTTTTTAAGTTCACGAATATTTCCAGGCCATTGATGATCAAGCAAGATTTGTTTACTGCTCGCACTAAATCCCGCGAAGTATTCAAGCCTAAGTTGGCGCGCCATACCAATCGCAAAATATTCTGCCAGTGACATAATATCTTCAGGGCGACAGCGCAGCGGCGGTAAGGTGATGACATCAAAGGCTAATCTATCGAGTAAATCGGCGCGAAACTCCCCCGCATCTGCAAAGCTAGGTAAATCTTCATTGGCGGCGCATATTAAACGCACATCGGTTTTTAAGGAGCGATTGCCGCCCACACGCTCATACTCGCCATATTCAATGACTCTCAACAGCTTTTCTTGAATAAGCCCTGAGGTATTGGCCAGTTCATCTAAAAATAAGGTGCCACCATCGGCGCGCTCAAAGCGACCTTCATGGCGTGCTTTGGCGCCAGTGAATGCACCGGTTTCATGGCCAAACAATTCGCTTTCTAATAGGCTATCACTTAAGGAGGAGCAATTAAGCTTAATAAAGCTCTGATCCCAACGGGTCGATAAGAAATGAATGCGTTCAGCAATCAGTTCTTTACCTGTGCCTCGTTCACCTATGATAAGTACAGGTTTAGATAAGGGCGCTATTTGCGATACATGCTCAAGGACTTCGAGTAGGGCATTCGATTGGCCGATGAGATTGTCTTGTTGGTTTTGTTTAGCCACGATAATTTTTGGTCTATGTCACTAACAAATGGTGAAAATTATAATATGTGTCTAGTTGGTGAAAATAAAGATAAACTTAAAAATATATCTATCATATTGTAATTGAAAGGAATTTAAAAGTTGGCACGAAATGTGATTAAAGAACATTGTAACCGCTAACTTTGAGGATAAGATTATGGGAATTTTTTCACGCTTTGCAGATATCATTAATTCAAACATCAGTGCTTTATTAGATAAAGCCGAAGATCCTGAAAAAATGGTACGTCTTATCATTCAAGAAATGGAAGATACTTTAGTTGAAGTGCGCTCAACCTCAGCTCGTGTTTTAGCTGAGAAAAAAGAAGTGCACCGCCGCGTTGCTCGCATTGAAGAACAAGTGGCAGATTGGCATGCTAAAGCGGAACTGGCGTTATCTAAAGATCGTGAAGATTTAGCCAAAGCCGCGTTAGTCGAAAAGCAAAAAGCCAACGATACCTTAAAAGCCTTGAGCGATGAAATGCTGATCATCGATGAGCAAATTAGTCGCTTAAAAGATGAAATCACGCAATTACAAGAAAAGTTAGCCGATGCGAAGGCGCGTCAGAAAACCATTATCATGCGTAATCAAACGGCGACGTCGCGCTTAGAAGTGAAACGCCGCTTAGATTCCAGCAAAATTGATGATGCCATGCTCAAGTTTGAGCAGTACGAGCGCCGGGTAGAAGGGATTGAAGCGCAAGTGGAAGCCTATGAATTATCTAAGGGCGCCAATAAAGGCTCATTAGCGGATGAATTTGCCGCGCTGCAAGCAGAAGATGAAGTGTCGGCTGAATTAGCGGCCATGAAAGCTAAAATGCAGGCTAATGCCGCCACTGAACCTAAAAAATCATAAGGAGTAACTTATGGATTTAGATCTGCTCATCGCCCCGATTATTATTTTTTTAGTGGTGGTTGCACCTATCTGGTTGGTGCTGCATTACCGCAGTAAGAAACAAGTTAATCAGGGCTTTACCGAGGAAGAGTTTACTCAGCTAAATGAGTTGATTGTTAAGGCCGATAAAATGAGCCAGCGCATAGCAAGCTTAGAGGCAATCCTTGATACCGATAGCCCAGAGTGGAGGAGTCGCCATGAGTAGAGGCACCTTATACCGCAATCGCGCGCAGGGGAAAATCGCTGGAGTGTGCGCAGGCCTTGCAGACTACTTTAACTTTGAGACCTGGTTAGTGCGAGTTGTAGTTGTATCGATTTTCTTACTGGGCGGCTCTGGCGTAGTGTTTATTTTGTATATAGCGCTGTGGGTCATCCTTGATGAGACGCCAAAAACGCAAAATATGGACGCTTATCATAAAGAGTCAGGGCTTAAAAAGAAGGCGTGGCAAGCAGGTGAGCCCGCTAAACAAGCGCTAGCAGATTTGAACGGCCGTTTTCGCGCCATTGATATTAGATTGCAGAATATCGAGCGCCATGTAACGTCGGATCAATATGATTTAAAGAGACAAATCAATAATCTTTA is from Shewanella sp. SNU WT4 and encodes:
- a CDS encoding HU family DNA-binding protein; amino-acid sequence: MNKSELIEKIATGADISKAAAGRALDSFIEAVSEGLKEGDKISLVGFGTFEVRQRAERTGRNPQTGQEIKIAAANIPAFKAGKALKDAVN
- the ppiD gene encoding peptidylprolyl isomerase, which translates into the protein MLEKIREGSQGVIAKSILVLVILSFAFAGVSSYLGTSTEVPAATVNGQEITQAQLEQAFQGEKSRMEQQLGDMFAALSADDNYMNRLKQSVLDRLIGDILLDQAADKIGLRVSDEQIKQAIFTETAFQTNGQFDNERYQAVLRQLGYQPIQFSDMMRQDMTRRQLVSSVVGSEFVLAGEAEQLAKLQGQTRNIRYQIIDAAPLAANVVISDEQAKSFYDANQAQFTSPELVSLDYVDLDLSQMAKTVAVTDEQAQAYYDEHKTDYQTAEKRLAAHILIDAGQEGAEQKANDIHQQLLAGADFAQLAKQESSDKFTAVNGGELDWFEQGVMSPEFDEALFAITAKGGVSAVVKSDYGYQIIKLVDVQPGQAEAFDTVKAEIIAKLQQDKATNEFYQLQQKLADVSYEVPDSLIDAAQAINGKVQTTDLFSRQNAPAGFNTPEIVKAAFSEQVLLSGLNSDVLQIAPNHVMVLRLNKHQRAGSVPFADVKADIVARLQQEQALEQAKVAAQNVMASIKADKPDANLVAQDKIGRYTQDINPAIVTKAFQMPSPQGAPVVDTVALGQGYGVVVLDGVNAAEGITAEVLATLSQGLSTSLSQTDYMAMIDSLKKTAEITFPTE
- a CDS encoding TOBE domain-containing protein, translating into MKISARNNLKGTVVSIAEGSVNNEVAIEVAPNVVITSIVTKNACEALSLKVGGEAYAIVKASSVMVAVD
- the fabV gene encoding enoyl-ACP reductase FabV, which produces MIIKPKIRGFICTTTHPLGCEANVLEQINLTKAQGPIKHGPKRVLVVGASSGYGMSSRIAAGFGCGAATIGVFFEKPSTEAKPGTAGWYNSAAYDKFAKEAGLYAKSINGDAFSHEAKAKVIELIKADLGQIDMVVYSLASPVRKMPDSGELIRSSLKPIGDIYTATAVDTNKDCIIEASVEPATEQEIADTVTVMGGQDWELWIDALNDAGVLAPGCKTVAYSYIGTEITWPIYWHGALGKAKMDLDRAAHELNSLLAPTGGSANVAVLKSVVTQASSAIPVMPLYIAMVFKKMREQGLHEGCMEQILRLFRERLYQDDGAQPQTDADNRLRLDDWELREDIQQHCQQLWPQVTTENLAQLTDYLEYKAEFIKLFGFGIDSIDYEADVSTAVEFDVINL
- a CDS encoding ATP-binding cassette domain-containing protein, which encodes MTTALLKVNHLNKRYFSGYRRLRKQYSQALSDVSFELNAGETLAIVGEAGSGKSTLARILVGAEPRTNGEILFEGVSLDSHDNSKRCRLIRMIFQDPNTSLNPRLTIGELLAEPLRFNTQLDKATINKQVFDTLRKVGLLPEHAEFYPHMISEGQKQRVAVARALMLDPKIIIADEALTALDFSVRSQILNLLLKLQQELGLSYIFVSHHLGIIRQFSDKIMVMQKGVVVEKARTEELFNHPQHEYTQRLIAEQDLLFNRK
- a CDS encoding oligopeptide/dipeptide ABC transporter ATP-binding protein, which produces MPLLDIRNLTIELDTPYGRVKALEKVSLTLNAGEVHGLLGESGSGRTLLARAIMGIPEANWTVTVDRMMWDGMNLLEMPQQQRRQIMGSEISMIFQDPSASLDPSITIGAQLLEAMPSNPQLPFWQRGKARKLNMQKWLHKVGVKDPDRIIRRYAWELSEGECQKVMIAMALAKQPKLLIADEPTNLMEVSTQAQIFRLLSKLNQLQDVSILLISHEIETLAQWCGRVTVFYSGQVMESGPTEELLASPFHPYTKAMLECLPDYGNPMRHKMIMPTLAGSAPPLQHLPIGCRLGPRCPQAQRQCVNQPNLRHIRDRYYACHFPYQTESDNDDSAA
- a CDS encoding ABC transporter permease subunit, producing MPPISIYQEERIPSPRKRVWRSFCSNPFSVVGLWAVGLLLVIAIFGPLMAPYAPQLQNTQSILLPPSWDPAGTVEHFLGTDALGRDIFSRILYGAQLTLGLSLLVVFTALVVGFIIGSLSGMMSGLKSSILSHLLDALLSIPSLLMAILLVAVAGPGIQNVFWAVGLSLTPQFVRAIHQAVHEESQKEYVTAARLDGANTLQVYWYVILPNIWDALIVQTTLAISAAILDIAALGFLGLGAQSPSPEWGAMVAQGIDSLLVAPWNVTIPGLALLFTVLSINLVGDGLRTAMSRGNQ
- a CDS encoding ABC transporter permease — protein: MSYYLLRRLNLFLATSIVLLLVLFVATHLFPVSSSYALSGIEQPTELQAEQINRDYHLDDGQFSQFIAYLQQRLSGNLGISVTSQQSVASELADVLPASFELIIVTAMLALGFGIPIGVVASLSKDKLTQNSIIAITLTGYSIPVFWLGLSLSLWFGVKLGWLPISGQINLLYDIQPVTGFLLIDCLLSDNEYSYSAFIDALQHMILPAFTLAVFPFTVVVRLTRSAMMNVMQQTYIRAAEARGLHTRQIVMKHALPNALIPVLKNLGIMLGPFASYAIVVEVIFAWPGVGAWLVQGIYQRDYTVIQGGIMAVALLIIFFSIFIDIIHTAANPKSRKEIYASH
- a CDS encoding ABC transporter substrate-binding protein; this encodes MLGGCSPQTLPAGLVYCSEGNPETFNPQLVTSGTTIDATSQQLFNRLVEYNHQQETIVPSIAKRWHVSQDGLRYHFTLRDDVHFHQSDIFTPSRTLTADDVLFSFERIINPNHPYHFVSKTGYPFFESISFAKQIKSIEKINDLELVFHLTEPNGTFLSNLATDFAVIHSSEYAQQLLFTNMPERLDTEVIGTGPYQFQQYVKNEMIRYRRHPNYWGEAGQLPMLVFDITPMSATRLVKLITGDCSVSALPKPVELDVVELHPKLRLESHPGLNVSFWAFNTQKSPFDRLEVRQALEMAVNKQNILDAVYRDKGVIAHGLLPPASWAFDDIHVDSVYDPERAIALLKQAGISDLSLDIWSAPVGRSYNPNPNKTAELIQADLANIGVKAKIVSYGWSVFINKLNQADYDTVLIGWNADNSDPDNFFTPLLSCNAIMSSTNRSRFCHVPLESLLNQARATPSQLARKALYADAEKIVRQQVPLVSLAHAQRMVLVNDTVSHMPLPAFGGIAFDKVKQVQELQP